A genomic stretch from Bdellovibrionota bacterium includes:
- a CDS encoding polyhydroxyalkanoate synthesis regulator DNA-binding domain-containing protein — protein MEEAMLGENQARIIKKYQNRKLYDTKDSCYVTLDEIAKLIKKGEDVCVIDNKTKADVTSIILTQILVDQEKNAKSILPLTMLKDIIQHGQGSLFDFIQRYVLLGFDTEKGRHEEAERYIDRLVARGELSKVEAKNLLKEVLETPSRDQNDLDQFIGERVTSTLREVSKLDEIEQNITSLTSKLESIETKITDLERR, from the coding sequence ATGGAGGAAGCGATGCTCGGGGAAAATCAGGCGCGGATCATTAAGAAATATCAAAACCGGAAACTATACGACACGAAGGACAGTTGTTACGTCACGCTCGACGAGATCGCGAAGTTGATCAAGAAGGGAGAAGACGTCTGTGTCATCGACAACAAGACGAAGGCCGATGTCACCTCGATCATTCTGACGCAGATCCTTGTCGATCAAGAAAAAAACGCAAAATCCATCCTGCCGCTCACGATGCTCAAAGACATTATTCAACACGGCCAAGGCTCGTTGTTTGATTTCATCCAGCGATACGTATTGCTGGGGTTCGACACGGAGAAAGGCCGCCATGAGGAGGCCGAACGCTATATCGACCGGCTCGTGGCCCGGGGTGAACTGAGCAAAGTGGAAGCCAAAAACCTTCTGAAAGAAGTGCTCGAAACTCCGTCGCGCGATCAGAACGATCTCGATCAATTCATCGGCGAGCGGGTGACCTCGACCCTGCGGGAAGTGAGCAAGCTCGACGAGATCGAGCAGAATATTACGAGCCTCACGTCGAAACTCGAGTCGATCGAAACCAAGATCACCGACCTCGAGCGGCGCTGA
- a CDS encoding RidA family protein translates to MSSKVVATNQAPAAIGPYSQGIITGGFLYTAGQIPLDPKTGQMITGDMKAQTKRVFENLKAVLSAAGTDFRSVVKATVYLVSMDDFPLLNEVYSEYLGDTKPARSTVAVAALPKGAKVEIDLVARIAE, encoded by the coding sequence ATGAGTTCAAAAGTAGTGGCGACAAACCAGGCGCCGGCCGCCATCGGCCCCTATTCTCAGGGAATCATAACCGGCGGATTTCTTTATACGGCCGGCCAGATACCGCTCGACCCGAAAACGGGACAAATGATCACAGGGGACATGAAGGCTCAAACGAAGCGCGTGTTTGAAAACTTGAAGGCTGTTCTCTCGGCGGCCGGCACGGACTTCCGAAGCGTCGTCAAGGCCACGGTGTATCTCGTGTCCATGGACGATTTTCCCCTCCTCAACGAAGTTTATTCGGAATACCTGGGTGACACGAAGCCGGCCCGATCCACCGTAGCCGTCGCCGCGCTCCCTAAGGGAGCGAAAGTCGAGATCGATCTTGTGGCCCGAATCGCCGAATGA
- the hpt gene encoding hypoxanthine phosphoribosyltransferase, with the protein MKKPTPFLTERQIAKRVKELGETIARDHKGKGLACIGVLKGSFVFFADLIRNIDLPVTVDFLGTTSYGQQTRSSGDVKITLDLSVPITGKHVLLVEDIVDTGHTLHYLLENLRLRKPASLRLCVLLLKPGKLLKPVPIDYLGFTIDDRFVVGYGLDARERYRNLPYIAELPESAREEE; encoded by the coding sequence ATGAAAAAACCGACTCCATTCCTCACGGAAAGGCAGATCGCCAAACGGGTAAAAGAACTCGGCGAAACGATCGCCCGCGACCACAAAGGGAAAGGACTTGCGTGCATCGGAGTTCTGAAAGGTTCCTTCGTTTTCTTCGCCGATCTGATTCGAAACATCGACCTTCCCGTTACGGTCGACTTTTTGGGAACGACCAGTTACGGCCAGCAGACCCGTTCCTCCGGTGACGTAAAGATCACACTTGATTTGTCGGTTCCGATCACCGGTAAACATGTTTTGCTGGTCGAAGACATCGTGGATACCGGGCACACGCTTCATTACCTGCTCGAAAATCTCCGGCTGCGGAAACCCGCTTCGCTGCGATTATGCGTCCTGCTCTTGAAACCGGGGAAACTCCTCAAACCCGTTCCGATCGATTACTTGGGTTTTACGATCGACGACCGGTTTGTCGTGGGATACGGTCTCGACGCGCGTGAGAGGTATCGCAATCTTCCGTACATCGCGGAGTTGCCGGAGAGCGCAAGGGAGGAAGAATGA
- the xdhC gene encoding xanthine dehydrogenase accessory protein XdhC, whose translation MELLDTIARLRDEGETFVVATVVSVVGSTPRKPGSRMIVHRNGRTEGTIGGGALEKSAIEDARTLFGEGETFLKKYDLTHEIGMCCGGIVELFFEKIAPTERLYIFGAGHVGKPLAAIAKLARFHVTVIDDRSEHLNETHFPAADERRVAPLEDVISDLAFDNYVSVVVCTHDHQLDQRIVEACLAKPFRYLGLIGSFVKATKTRARLKAAGFDEDAIHRVHSPTGLNIGSQSPGEIAVAIVAELIAQRYGAKSPYSWKPEVPLR comes from the coding sequence ATGGAACTCCTCGACACGATTGCGCGGCTGCGTGACGAAGGCGAGACGTTTGTCGTCGCCACCGTCGTCAGCGTCGTGGGATCCACGCCGAGGAAGCCGGGAAGCCGGATGATCGTCCATCGGAACGGACGAACCGAGGGAACGATCGGCGGCGGTGCGTTGGAGAAATCGGCCATCGAGGATGCCCGAACGCTTTTTGGCGAAGGAGAAACTTTTCTCAAGAAATACGACCTGACCCATGAAATCGGGATGTGCTGCGGGGGGATCGTCGAGCTATTCTTTGAAAAAATCGCGCCCACCGAACGTCTCTACATTTTTGGGGCGGGACACGTCGGAAAACCGCTGGCCGCCATTGCGAAACTGGCCCGATTTCATGTCACCGTAATCGACGACCGTTCGGAACATCTCAACGAGACCCATTTTCCGGCTGCCGATGAGCGGAGGGTCGCCCCCCTCGAGGATGTGATCTCTGACCTAGCTTTCGATAACTATGTCTCGGTGGTCGTCTGCACGCACGATCATCAACTGGACCAGCGGATTGTAGAGGCTTGCTTGGCCAAGCCGTTCCGTTATTTGGGACTGATCGGGAGCTTTGTCAAAGCCACAAAAACACGCGCGCGGCTCAAGGCGGCCGGTTTTGATGAAGATGCGATTCATCGTGTGCATTCTCCGACAGGTCTCAATATCGGCAGCCAATCGCCGGGAGAGATCGCCGTGGCGATCGTGGCCGAACTGATCGCTCAACGATACGGCGCGAAATCTCCATACTCATGGAAGCCCGAGGTACCGCTCCGATGA
- a CDS encoding purine-nucleoside phosphorylase encodes MASPRHYRGAIAKALRAVTDALGKTPPDVAIILGSGLGGVADHLQQPTSLPYVKVPGFPKTTIPGHEGVVLRGKIAGRSVVIFRGRFHYYEGHSLSIVTLPIRLLGKWGVRNLVVSNAAGSLRNDIPPGSLLFLRDHLNLIGQNPLRGPNLDELGPRFVDMSHAYDAEFLQHAQTVTQSLQIPFITGVYAALPGPSYETPSEIKMLATLGADVVGMSTVPEVIAARHMGMRVLGISCITNWASGLSGQTKPITHEEVIHETMRMKETFSRFLTEWIAKFPE; translated from the coding sequence GTGGCGTCCCCACGCCATTATAGAGGAGCGATTGCCAAAGCCCTTCGGGCCGTGACCGACGCTCTGGGCAAAACACCCCCCGATGTCGCCATCATTTTGGGTTCCGGCTTGGGCGGCGTAGCCGACCATCTCCAACAACCGACTTCCCTTCCTTATGTAAAGGTCCCCGGCTTTCCAAAGACGACCATCCCCGGACATGAGGGAGTTGTTCTCCGCGGAAAAATCGCCGGGCGATCGGTCGTCATCTTTCGCGGCCGTTTCCATTATTACGAGGGGCATTCGCTCTCCATCGTCACGCTTCCAATCCGCCTCCTCGGCAAATGGGGTGTCCGTAATCTCGTGGTGAGCAATGCCGCCGGCTCCCTTCGAAACGACATCCCTCCCGGATCCCTACTCTTCCTTCGGGACCACCTGAATCTAATCGGCCAAAACCCGCTTCGAGGTCCAAATTTGGATGAGCTGGGACCGAGATTCGTTGATATGAGTCACGCTTACGACGCGGAGTTTCTCCAACACGCTCAAACCGTAACCCAATCGCTTCAGATCCCTTTCATCACCGGCGTATACGCGGCACTGCCAGGCCCCTCGTACGAGACCCCCTCGGAAATCAAGATGCTGGCAACTCTCGGAGCCGATGTGGTCGGAATGTCAACGGTGCCTGAAGTAATCGCGGCGCGCCACATGGGGATGCGGGTCTTGGGGATTTCGTGTATCACGAACTGGGCCTCCGGCCTTTCCGGGCAAACCAAACCGATCACGCACGAGGAAGTGATCCACGAAACGATGCGCATGAAGGAAACATTTTCTCGATTTCTGACGGAGTGGATCGCCAAGTTCCCGGAATAG
- the deoC gene encoding deoxyribose-phosphate aldolase, which produces MSISDLQNLIDLSREKIARELNVNASIFGSRTSFNRAPSTFGSASELARRIDHTLLKPDATSGDIEKLCDEALEFRFAGVCVNPIYVERISKRLSGTDVKAITVVGFPLGATTTAAKVFETEEAVGRGAQEIDMVMNIGAFKSKHYLPAYDDISAVVEAARGNRVKVILETALLTTEDKVEAAFILQAAGAAFAKTSTGFGPGVAAVEDVQLLRRVLSDRVQIKASGGIRTREQALALLQAGASRIGTRSGVTMVR; this is translated from the coding sequence ATGTCCATTTCGGACCTACAAAACCTGATCGATCTGTCTCGAGAAAAGATCGCTCGAGAATTGAACGTGAACGCCAGCATTTTCGGATCGCGTACGTCCTTTAACCGTGCCCCCTCGACCTTCGGGTCTGCTTCCGAGCTGGCCCGCAGAATCGACCATACGTTATTGAAACCGGACGCAACGTCCGGCGACATCGAAAAACTGTGCGACGAAGCCCTGGAATTTCGTTTTGCCGGCGTCTGCGTGAACCCGATTTATGTCGAAAGGATAAGTAAAAGGCTCTCGGGAACCGACGTGAAGGCGATTACGGTCGTCGGATTTCCGCTGGGAGCGACCACGACCGCTGCAAAAGTTTTTGAAACCGAAGAGGCCGTTGGCCGCGGTGCGCAAGAAATCGACATGGTCATGAATATCGGCGCTTTCAAATCTAAGCATTACCTCCCGGCGTACGACGACATATCGGCCGTCGTGGAAGCGGCTCGGGGGAATCGGGTCAAAGTCATTCTGGAGACGGCCCTCCTGACGACCGAAGATAAAGTGGAGGCCGCTTTCATTCTCCAGGCCGCCGGTGCGGCCTTTGCCAAAACCTCGACCGGTTTCGGTCCCGGAGTCGCGGCGGTGGAGGACGTGCAACTCCTTCGCCGTGTTCTTTCCGATCGTGTTCAAATTAAAGCGAGCGGCGGCATCCGAACGCGGGAGCAGGCGCTGGCTCTTCTCCAAGCCGGCGCGAGCCGTATCGGAACCCGTTCTGGCGTTACGATGGTCCGCTGA